In the Helianthus annuus cultivar XRQ/B chromosome 11, HanXRQr2.0-SUNRISE, whole genome shotgun sequence genome, one interval contains:
- the LOC110890322 gene encoding proteinaceous RNase P 1, chloroplastic/mitochondrial gives MLLKPTFNLSLKTLIAYKPPSFFLNCRSCRTRSLKPLNPITQFIFPKPSQHFCTAAAASAADDGATLIKKHQSFITNRHPQSQMSRNAEKRRRYESPSGKLLFLLGLCSKDNNLEEALRLYDDALVNNVPLNVEHYNKLLYLCSASDSDLGLKRGFEIYKHMESCKNNNGIKVIPNEATFTTMARLAAAKEDPELAFDLVKRMKEGCGISPKLRSYVPALLGFCKKGMADKAYEVDCYMVENGVAAEEAELAMLLRVSFDSGRTDKVYEMLQRLRASVRQVGEDTAGLIEDWFRSDCAAGDGVVDWDVGKVKEAVVKGGGGWHGQGWFGKGRWQVTRTEMDETGVCKACGERLVCVDIDPLETENFASSLSTLACQRETRADFLQFQEWLQKHGPFDAVVDGANVGHIKQNYFLFNQLKSAVNLARKLSPSNKLPLVILHSGRVKGQHIGNPKNKTTLQHWQESGALYVTPQGSNDDWYWLYAAISSKCLLVTNDEMRDHLFQLLGTSFFPRWKEKHQVRLSVTREGLKFHMPPPYSIVIQESEQGSWHIPTVIGDDFETRRQWVCANRTKR, from the exons ATGTTATTGAAACCCACCTTCAATCTATCCCTCAAAACCCTAATCGCTTACAAACCCCCATCTTTCTTCCTCAATTGCCGTTCATGCCGCACTCGTTCCTTAAAACCCTTAAACCCCATCACCCAATTCATATTTCCCAAACCCTCTCAACACTTTTGCACCGCCGCCGCCGCCTCCGCCGCCGATGACGGAGCAACCCTGATAAAAAAGCACCAATCTTTCATCACCAATCGACACCCACAATCCCAAATGAGCCGCAACGCAGAGAAACGACGTCGTTATGAATCCCCATCTGGTAAACTTCTGTTTTTATTAGGTCTTTGTTCTAAAGATAATAATCTTGAAGAAGCCCTTCGTCTATACGACGACGCATTGGTTAATAATGTTCCACTTAATGTTGAGCATTATAATAAGCTGTTGTATTTGTGTTCTGCTAGTGATTCTGATTTAGGGTTGAAAAGGGGTTTTGAGATTTACAAACATATGGAAAGTTGTAAAAATAATAATGGAATTAAAGTGATTCCGAATGAAGCAACATTTACTACAATGGCTAGATTAGCAGCTGCGAAAGAAGACCCCGAATTGGCATTCGATTTGgttaaaagaatgaaagaaggatGTGGGATTTCGCCGAAACTGAGGTCTTACGTGCCGGCTTTACTCGGGTTTTGTAAAAAGGGGATGGCGGATAAAGCGTACGAGGTTGATTGTTACATGGTTGAGAACGGTGTTGCGGCGGAAGAGGCGGAGCTCGCGATGTTGTTACGGGTTAGTTTTGATTCGGGAAGGACGGATAAAGTGTACGAGATGTTGCAGAGGTTGCGGGCGAGTGTGCGGCAGGTTGGTGAGGATACGGCGGGGTTGATAGAGGATTGGTTTAGGTCGGATTGTGCGGCGGGTGACGGGGTGGTGGATTGGGATGTGGGGAAGGTTAAAGAGGCAGTGGTGaaaggtggtggcgggtggcatGGGCAAGGGTGGTTCGGGAAGGGGAGATGGCAAGTGACGCGAACGGAAATGGATGAGACGGGTGTTTGTAAAGCGTGTGGTGAGAGGCTTGTTTGTGTTGATATTGATCCGTTGGAAACCGAAAACTTTGCTAGCTCTTTAAGTACTTTGGCTTGCCAGAGGGAGACACGGGCTGATTTTTTGCAGTTTCAG GAATGGCTTCAAAAGCATGGTCCATTTGACGCAGTTGTGGATGGTGCAAATGTGGGTCATATCAAGCAGAATTATTTCTTATTCAATCAG CTTAAATCTGCAGTGAACTTAGCACGTAAACTGAGTCCATCAAATAAATTACCACTAGTAATTCTGCATAGTGGGCGCGTAAAAGGTCAACACATCGGGAATCCAAAGAATAAAACCACATTGCAGCATTGGCAAGAATCTGGGGCACTTTATGTCACTCCACAAGGATCAAATGATGATTG GTATTGGTTATATGCTGCTATAAGTAGCAAGTGTTTGCTAGTGACAAATGATGAAATGAGAGATCACTTGTTTCAATTGCTAGGCACAAGCTTTTTTCCAAGATGGAAAGAAAAGCATCAG GTTCGATTGTCAGTTACAAGAGAAGGACTTAAATTCCACATGCCTCCACCATATTCCATTGTTATTCAG GAGTCGGAACAAGGCAGCTGGCACATACCAACTGTGATCGGAGATGACTTTGAGACACGTAGGCAATGGGTTTGCGCCAACCGGACCAAGCGTTAA